A single window of Deinococcus sp. Leaf326 DNA harbors:
- a CDS encoding Atu2307/SP_0267 family LLM class monooxygenase → MEIGIDSFAAIVTDPDTGLTLSGADRLNHLIEEIERADEVGLDSFGVGEHHRQEYLDAAPAVILAAAAARTKRIRLNSAVTVLSADDPVRVFQQFSTLDLISCGRAEIVVGRGSSVEAYPLFGLDLHEYDALFAEKLDLLLKLRDDPHVHWQGRFRAPLSGQGVFPRPQQPSLPIWVGVGGTPESFVRAGRLGLPLMVAIIGGDFRRFRPLVDLYRQAGKAAGHPEEALRVGIHAFGFVAETSQAARDAFYPGYARMIETIGRERGWPAPSRARFDAECGPSGAYLIGGIQDVVDKAVHVHKVLGGVSRLTFQMTNVVMKHEQMLRAIELLGQEVGPLVRERLTLQSR, encoded by the coding sequence ATGGAAATTGGCATCGACAGCTTCGCCGCCATCGTGACTGATCCCGACACCGGCCTCACCCTTTCTGGGGCGGACCGCCTCAATCACCTCATTGAAGAAATCGAGCGTGCCGACGAGGTTGGCCTCGATTCGTTCGGCGTCGGGGAACATCACCGTCAGGAGTACCTCGACGCGGCGCCCGCCGTCATCCTGGCAGCTGCCGCCGCCCGCACGAAGCGGATTCGGCTCAACAGCGCCGTGACCGTCCTCAGCGCTGACGATCCCGTCCGGGTGTTCCAGCAGTTCTCCACGCTTGACCTGATCTCCTGTGGCCGCGCGGAGATTGTCGTGGGGCGCGGCTCCTCCGTGGAGGCCTACCCCCTGTTTGGTCTGGACCTGCATGAGTACGACGCTTTGTTCGCGGAGAAGCTCGACCTGCTGCTCAAACTCCGCGATGACCCTCATGTGCATTGGCAGGGGCGCTTCCGCGCCCCGCTCTCGGGACAAGGCGTATTCCCGCGGCCACAGCAGCCGTCGCTGCCCATCTGGGTGGGCGTGGGCGGTACGCCGGAATCGTTCGTGCGGGCCGGGCGGCTGGGACTGCCGCTGATGGTGGCGATCATCGGTGGGGACTTCCGGCGGTTCAGGCCGCTGGTCGACCTGTATCGCCAGGCGGGCAAGGCGGCCGGGCACCCGGAGGAGGCGTTGCGGGTAGGCATACATGCCTTTGGTTTTGTGGCGGAAACATCACAGGCGGCGCGCGACGCGTTCTATCCGGGGTACGCGCGCATGATCGAAACCATTGGACGGGAGCGGGGGTGGCCGGCGCCGTCACGTGCCCGGTTCGATGCAGAATGTGGCCCGTCCGGGGCGTACCTGATTGGGGGCATTCAAGACGTGGTAGACAAGGCCGTACATGTGCATAAGGTGTTGGGAGGCGTGTCTCGCCTGACGTTTCAGATGACGAACGTGGTGATGAAGCATGAGCAGATGCTGCGCGCCATCGAGTTGCTTGGTCAGGAGGTGGGGCCGCTCGTCCGCGAGCGCCTGACGTTACAGAGCCGTTGA
- a CDS encoding MarR family winged helix-turn-helix transcriptional regulator, translating to MANTPPHPAHRRARTGRPAVAAWLRMVRLTQQFGKAWTHILKAHDLSPAQFNVIATIGGQPGLTQGDLSKKLLVTQGNISQLLLHLIQRDVIERRPAGKEKRLHLTAHGQALFNELVPSHEDWLVEQFSSLTPEEQTQLAAMLRRLEHSAT from the coding sequence ATGGCGAACACTCCCCCTCACCCAGCACATCGGCGCGCCCGCACTGGTCGGCCCGCGGTGGCGGCCTGGCTGAGGATGGTGCGCCTCACCCAACAATTCGGCAAGGCCTGGACCCACATCCTCAAAGCGCATGACCTCAGCCCCGCACAATTCAATGTCATCGCTACGATCGGCGGCCAGCCCGGGTTGACCCAAGGTGACCTGAGCAAGAAGCTCCTCGTGACTCAGGGGAACATTAGCCAGTTGCTGCTCCACCTGATCCAGCGTGACGTGATTGAGCGACGGCCGGCCGGAAAGGAGAAACGACTGCATCTGACCGCCCATGGACAGGCCCTGTTTAACGAGCTGGTCCCATCTCACGAAGACTGGCTGGTGGAGCAGTTCTCGTCCCTCACCCCCGAAGAGCAGACGCAATTGGCCGCCATGCTGCGGCGCCTGGAGCACTCAGCCACATGA
- a CDS encoding NADPH-dependent FMN reductase: protein MTESQPGFFQRLLAQLYRRPTAEAIPATQENTMTNPKIAIIISSTRAPRFADKPTQWFYNIASQRTDMDFEIVDLRDFPLPFFDEVASNAWAPTQNPVGVQWQQKLAQFDGYVFITAEYNHAPTGVLKNALDYAYPEWNKKPAAFVGYGSVGAARAIEQLRQIAVELQMAPIRSGVHIQGADFFGAWQQGLALEDMAHIQPSVQAMLEELAWWSKALKTAREATVNS from the coding sequence ATGACTGAATCCCAACCCGGTTTCTTCCAGCGCTTGCTGGCCCAGCTCTACCGCCGCCCCACCGCCGAAGCTATCCCCGCCACTCAGGAGAACACCATGACCAACCCGAAGATCGCCATCATCATCAGCAGCACCCGCGCCCCCCGCTTCGCCGACAAGCCCACCCAGTGGTTCTACAACATTGCTTCGCAGCGCACGGACATGGACTTCGAAATCGTGGACCTGCGTGACTTCCCACTGCCCTTCTTCGACGAAGTGGCCTCCAACGCCTGGGCCCCCACTCAGAACCCAGTCGGCGTCCAATGGCAGCAGAAGCTCGCCCAGTTTGACGGGTACGTGTTCATCACGGCCGAGTACAACCACGCGCCCACTGGCGTACTCAAGAACGCCCTGGACTACGCCTATCCCGAATGGAACAAGAAGCCCGCGGCGTTCGTAGGCTACGGCTCGGTGGGAGCGGCACGCGCAATTGAGCAGCTGCGCCAGATCGCGGTGGAACTCCAGATGGCGCCCATCCGCAGTGGCGTACATATCCAGGGTGCGGACTTCTTCGGTGCCTGGCAGCAGGGCCTGGCCCTGGAAGACATGGCCCATATTCAGCCCAGCGTGCAGGCCATGCTCGAAGAACTCGCCTGGTGGAGCAAGGCCCTCAAAACTGCCCGCGAAGCCACCGTCAACAGCTGA
- a CDS encoding NAD(P)-binding domain-containing protein has product MTSDSSTRFSPPGVARKVDIVVIGAGQAGLSAAYHLQQLGFAPHRNFVILDSSPAPGGAWQFRWPTLTLSTVNRIHDLPGLPFSDTVDPAKTQVRASEAVPRYFAAYEQTFQLPVLRPVRVALVRAHGERLKIETDRGDFSARGIINATGTWETPYIPEIPGADRFRGRQLHTHDYRTAQEFAGQHVVIVGGGISAIQLLDEISQITSTTWVTRRPPVFREGPFDDTAGRAAVALVEDRVRRGLPPHSVVSVTGLPETPAVKAMRARGVLRRLPMFDEVTEHGVRWVDGSSVRADVILWCTGFRSALDHLAPLMLREEGGIRMTGRLATQVARDPRVHLVGYGPSASTIGANRAGRAAATELMKLFSLPVSEGQS; this is encoded by the coding sequence ATGACGTCTGACTCCTCCACCCGTTTTTCCCCTCCTGGGGTCGCCCGCAAGGTTGACATTGTCGTCATTGGTGCGGGGCAGGCCGGCCTTTCGGCTGCGTACCATTTGCAACAGTTGGGCTTCGCACCGCACCGCAATTTCGTCATCCTCGACAGCTCGCCCGCACCCGGCGGGGCATGGCAGTTTCGCTGGCCAACCCTGACGCTCAGCACGGTCAACCGCATTCATGACTTGCCGGGGCTGCCCTTCTCCGACACAGTCGATCCGGCCAAGACACAGGTCAGAGCAAGCGAGGCTGTTCCACGGTACTTTGCGGCGTACGAGCAGACGTTTCAGTTGCCGGTGCTTCGCCCCGTGCGGGTGGCCCTGGTCAGGGCCCACGGCGAACGCCTGAAGATCGAGACAGACCGCGGAGACTTCTCCGCACGGGGCATCATCAACGCGACGGGGACCTGGGAGACGCCGTACATCCCGGAGATCCCCGGGGCTGACCGCTTCCGTGGGCGGCAACTGCACACGCATGACTACCGCACTGCTCAGGAGTTCGCGGGGCAGCACGTCGTGATCGTGGGTGGAGGCATCTCGGCAATTCAGTTGCTTGATGAAATCTCTCAGATCACCAGCACGACGTGGGTGACGCGCCGTCCACCCGTGTTCCGCGAAGGGCCGTTTGATGACACCGCTGGACGCGCGGCTGTCGCGCTGGTGGAGGACCGGGTCAGGCGCGGCCTTCCGCCCCACTCTGTGGTTTCCGTAACAGGGCTGCCAGAGACACCAGCGGTGAAAGCGATGCGGGCCAGGGGCGTGCTCAGGCGTCTTCCGATGTTCGACGAAGTGACCGAGCACGGCGTGCGCTGGGTGGATGGGTCATCGGTGCGGGCCGATGTGATTCTGTGGTGCACCGGGTTTCGGAGCGCGCTCGACCACCTGGCGCCGTTGATGTTGCGCGAAGAAGGGGGGATCCGGATGACGGGGCGCCTGGCAACACAGGTCGCGCGGGACCCCCGGGTCCACCTGGTGGGATATGGTCCGTCAGCATCGACGATCGGAGCGAACCGCGCAGGTCGGGCTGCGGCCACAGAACTGATGAAATTGTTCAGTCTGCCTGTGTCAGAAGGGCAGAGCTGA
- a CDS encoding MarR family winged helix-turn-helix transcriptional regulator produces MSITTRLQAVDLNSPWHVMRRLNHMHSQRWYTDVSSTVTRPQFTLLTIIAAEPGHDQQTVGTLAALDKNTTANVVARLQEAGLVQRTSCANDKRRRLLTITPEGDRVLQELWPRIRTMEQVLEEHLAPEDREHLRRILNLLVDQHEPAHTLPTGGFTEADASRTAPEPEAS; encoded by the coding sequence ATGTCCATCACCACCCGCCTGCAGGCCGTGGACCTCAACTCGCCCTGGCACGTCATGCGCCGCCTCAACCACATGCATTCCCAGCGCTGGTACACCGACGTCTCCAGCACCGTGACGCGCCCACAATTCACTCTCCTGACCATCATTGCCGCCGAACCCGGACACGACCAGCAGACCGTTGGCACACTGGCTGCCCTCGACAAAAACACCACCGCCAACGTCGTCGCCCGGCTCCAGGAGGCGGGCCTGGTGCAGCGGACGTCCTGCGCCAACGACAAACGTCGCAGACTCCTGACCATCACCCCCGAGGGCGACCGTGTCCTTCAGGAGTTGTGGCCACGCATTCGCACGATGGAACAAGTCCTCGAGGAGCACCTCGCCCCTGAGGACCGCGAGCATCTCCGGCGCATTCTGAACCTCCTCGTTGACCAGCACGAACCTGCTCACACCCTGCCCACTGGGGGGTTCACCGAAGCCGACGCATCGAGGACCGCACCGGAACCAGAAGCCTCCTGA